The following are encoded in a window of Drosophila simulans strain w501 chromosome 3L, Prin_Dsim_3.1, whole genome shotgun sequence genomic DNA:
- the LOC6739633 gene encoding homeobox protein cut isoform X1 — MSSSAAAAQFKLDANSNAIALIADVATLPLPLSPTATTTTTAAAGATTTAPADRVEWSRSTILNFIEDYRRQRVLWDPNTKGYHIKQTKYEALKLLSQKYGTEIRSIRSKIKSLRSSFHREHGKVLSGRSRGVIYQPMWFAYEAIRFILDGERDQDRDQDQDQDAETETEVDEKLALMHSLDLEQLKADKLVDRDIILQVEQQQQQQHDELTARIAATVAAVAAAAAAANARDRERDVDTAGDMDTTRELELEEAAVSGGLIESSSAAVTRSSSDLDGENYCNISAEDVKTEIIEHESELGMLERRTSTPSPINYYRPTDLTYNHRKRKAMGVEHVVGALTLTPIKVVGGAVGAGTIGSAGHQQQQQQQQHQQMNHSQLAFQALQQHFSHNHGLSLSHCNGQPQQQQHQHQPHQQQQQQALQLQQQQQHSSNMAQKRDRDRDLSTSNGNGNSSNTNNNNNNNNNTSLDPTATSSNCSSSSSNNSAATPPKPLIGGGGLSANHVDEYGVFGEYVAITIRKLKTSKSKIVVKHLINNLLYEAELGKYDHGMPASKEPPQLYNMQ; from the exons atgtcCAGCAGCGCAGCCGCAGCGCAGTTCAAGCTCGATGCCAACTCCAATGCCATTGCTTTGATAGCCGATGTTGCCACGCTGCCACTCCCCCTTTCGCccactgcaacaacaacaacaacggcggcggcgggagcaacaacaaccgcacCAGCTGATCGCGTGGAATGGTCGCGCTCGACGATCCTGAACTTCATCGAGGACTATCGCCGGCAGCGAGTCCTTTGGGATCCCAATACCAAAGGTTACCACATCAAACAGACCAAATACGAGGCACTGAAGCTCCTGAGTCAGAAATATGGCACGGAAATCCGATCGATTAGATCGAAGATCAAATCCCTGCGCAGCTCCTTCCATCGGGAGCATGGGAAGGTCCTGAGCGGACGAAGTCGCGGCGTTATCTATCAGCCCATGTGGTTTGCCTACGAGGCCATTAGATTCATACTCGATGGCGAGCGGGATCAGGATCGCGATCAGGATCAAGATCAAGATGccgaaacggaaacggaagtggacGAAAAGCTAGCCCTGATGCACAGCCTGGATCTGGAGCAGCTGAAGGCGGACAAGCTGGTGGACAGGGACATCATACTGcaggtggagcagcagcagcagcagcaacacgatGAGCTTACCGCTCGTATTGCGGCCACTGTGGCCGccgttgctgccgctgcggcGGCTGCCAACGCTCGAGATCGGGAGCGGGATGTGGATACCGCTGGCGATATGGATACCACACGGGAATTAGAACTCGAGGAGGCGGCGGTCAGCGGTGGCCTGATCGAATCCTCCTCGGCGGCTGTG ACACGTTCCTCTTCCGATTTGGATGGCGAGAATTACTGCAACATCAGCGCCGAGGATGTGAAAACAGAAATT ATCGAACACGAATCGGAGCTGGGGATGCTGGAACGGCGGACGAGCACGCCGTCGCCCATAAATTACTACAGGCCGACGGACCTAACGTACAACCACCGCAAACGCAAGGCGATGGGCGTGGAGCACGTTGTGGGCGCTTTGACATTGACGCCCATCAAGGTGGTGGGCGGAGCGGTGGGGGCGGGAACGATCGGTTCCGCTggccaccaacagcaacagcagcagcagcagcatcagcagatGAACCACAGCCAGCTCGCGTTTCaggcgctgcagcagcactttAGCCACAATCACGGTCTTAGCCTGAGCCACTGCAACGggcaaccgcagcagcagcagcaccaacaccagccacatcagcagcagcagcaacaagcgttgcaactgcagcaacagcaacaacattcCAGTAACATGGCACAAAAACGTGATCGTGATCGTGATCTCTCAACGTCaaatggcaacggcaacagcagcaacaccaacaacaacaacaacaacaacaacaacacctcCCTGGacccaacagcaacatccagcaactgcagctcgagcagcagcaacaacagcgctgccacgccccccaagCCGCTGATCGGGGGCGGCGGACTGAGTGCCAATCATGTGGACGAATATGGTGTATTCGGGGAATACGTGGCCATAACCATACGCAAACTAAAGACGTCCAAGTCGAAGATAGTGGTGAAGCACCTGATCAACAATCTGCTGTATGAAGCCGAGCTGGGGAAATACGATCATGGGATGCCGGCCAGCAAGGAGCCGCCGCAGTTGTATAATATGCAATAA
- the LOC6739633 gene encoding putative uncharacterized protein DDB_G0277255 isoform X2, with protein sequence MLERRTSTPSPINYYRPTDLTYNHRKRKAMGVEHVVGALTLTPIKVVGGAVGAGTIGSAGHQQQQQQQQHQQMNHSQLAFQALQQHFSHNHGLSLSHCNGQPQQQQHQHQPHQQQQQQALQLQQQQQHSSNMAQKRDRDRDLSTSNGNGNSSNTNNNNNNNNNTSLDPTATSSNCSSSSSNNSAATPPKPLIGGGGLSANHVDEYGVFGEYVAITIRKLKTSKSKIVVKHLINNLLYEAELGKYDHGMPASKEPPQLYNMQ encoded by the coding sequence ATGCTGGAACGGCGGACGAGCACGCCGTCGCCCATAAATTACTACAGGCCGACGGACCTAACGTACAACCACCGCAAACGCAAGGCGATGGGCGTGGAGCACGTTGTGGGCGCTTTGACATTGACGCCCATCAAGGTGGTGGGCGGAGCGGTGGGGGCGGGAACGATCGGTTCCGCTggccaccaacagcaacagcagcagcagcagcatcagcagatGAACCACAGCCAGCTCGCGTTTCaggcgctgcagcagcactttAGCCACAATCACGGTCTTAGCCTGAGCCACTGCAACGggcaaccgcagcagcagcagcaccaacaccagccacatcagcagcagcagcaacaagcgttgcaactgcagcaacagcaacaacattcCAGTAACATGGCACAAAAACGTGATCGTGATCGTGATCTCTCAACGTCaaatggcaacggcaacagcagcaacaccaacaacaacaacaacaacaacaacaacacctcCCTGGacccaacagcaacatccagcaactgcagctcgagcagcagcaacaacagcgctgccacgccccccaagCCGCTGATCGGGGGCGGCGGACTGAGTGCCAATCATGTGGACGAATATGGTGTATTCGGGGAATACGTGGCCATAACCATACGCAAACTAAAGACGTCCAAGTCGAAGATAGTGGTGAAGCACCTGATCAACAATCTGCTGTATGAAGCCGAGCTGGGGAAATACGATCATGGGATGCCGGCCAGCAAGGAGCCGCCGCAGTTGTATAATATGCAATAA
- the LOC6739633 gene encoding uncharacterized protein LOC6739633 isoform X3, which produces MSSSAAAAQFKLDANSNAIALIADVATLPLPLSPTATTTTTAAAGATTTAPADRVEWSRSTILNFIEDYRRQRVLWDPNTKGYHIKQTKYEALKLLSQKYGTEIRSIRSKIKSLRSSFHREHGKVLSGRSRGVIYQPMWFAYEAIRFILDGERDQDRDQDQDQDAETETEVDEKLALMHSLDLEQLKADKLVDRDIILQVEQQQQQQHDELTARIAATVAAVAAAAAAANARDRERDVDTAGDMDTTRELELEEAAVSGGLIESSSAAVRLDWRVCIDFCTRSSSDLDGENYCNISAEDVKTEIIEHESELGMLERRTSTPSPINYYRPTDLTYNHRKRKAMGVEHVVGALTLTPIKVVGGAVGAGTIGSAGHQQQQQQQQHQQMNHSQLAFQALQQHFSHNHGLSLSHCNGQPQQQQHQHQPHQQQQQQALQLQQQQQHSSNMAQKRDRDRDLSTSNGNGNSSNTNNNNNNNNNTSLDPTATSSNCSSSSSNNSAATPPKPLIGGGGLSANHVDEYGVFGEYVAITIRKLKTSKSKIVVKHLINNLLYEAELGKYDHGMPASKEPPQLYNMQ; this is translated from the exons atgtcCAGCAGCGCAGCCGCAGCGCAGTTCAAGCTCGATGCCAACTCCAATGCCATTGCTTTGATAGCCGATGTTGCCACGCTGCCACTCCCCCTTTCGCccactgcaacaacaacaacaacggcggcggcgggagcaacaacaaccgcacCAGCTGATCGCGTGGAATGGTCGCGCTCGACGATCCTGAACTTCATCGAGGACTATCGCCGGCAGCGAGTCCTTTGGGATCCCAATACCAAAGGTTACCACATCAAACAGACCAAATACGAGGCACTGAAGCTCCTGAGTCAGAAATATGGCACGGAAATCCGATCGATTAGATCGAAGATCAAATCCCTGCGCAGCTCCTTCCATCGGGAGCATGGGAAGGTCCTGAGCGGACGAAGTCGCGGCGTTATCTATCAGCCCATGTGGTTTGCCTACGAGGCCATTAGATTCATACTCGATGGCGAGCGGGATCAGGATCGCGATCAGGATCAAGATCAAGATGccgaaacggaaacggaagtggacGAAAAGCTAGCCCTGATGCACAGCCTGGATCTGGAGCAGCTGAAGGCGGACAAGCTGGTGGACAGGGACATCATACTGcaggtggagcagcagcagcagcagcaacacgatGAGCTTACCGCTCGTATTGCGGCCACTGTGGCCGccgttgctgccgctgcggcGGCTGCCAACGCTCGAGATCGGGAGCGGGATGTGGATACCGCTGGCGATATGGATACCACACGGGAATTAGAACTCGAGGAGGCGGCGGTCAGCGGTGGCCTGATCGAATCCTCCTCGGCGGCTGTG CGGCTCGACTGGCGAGTCTGCATCgacttttgt ACACGTTCCTCTTCCGATTTGGATGGCGAGAATTACTGCAACATCAGCGCCGAGGATGTGAAAACAGAAATT ATCGAACACGAATCGGAGCTGGGGATGCTGGAACGGCGGACGAGCACGCCGTCGCCCATAAATTACTACAGGCCGACGGACCTAACGTACAACCACCGCAAACGCAAGGCGATGGGCGTGGAGCACGTTGTGGGCGCTTTGACATTGACGCCCATCAAGGTGGTGGGCGGAGCGGTGGGGGCGGGAACGATCGGTTCCGCTggccaccaacagcaacagcagcagcagcagcatcagcagatGAACCACAGCCAGCTCGCGTTTCaggcgctgcagcagcactttAGCCACAATCACGGTCTTAGCCTGAGCCACTGCAACGggcaaccgcagcagcagcagcaccaacaccagccacatcagcagcagcagcaacaagcgttgcaactgcagcaacagcaacaacattcCAGTAACATGGCACAAAAACGTGATCGTGATCGTGATCTCTCAACGTCaaatggcaacggcaacagcagcaacaccaacaacaacaacaacaacaacaacaacacctcCCTGGacccaacagcaacatccagcaactgcagctcgagcagcagcaacaacagcgctgccacgccccccaagCCGCTGATCGGGGGCGGCGGACTGAGTGCCAATCATGTGGACGAATATGGTGTATTCGGGGAATACGTGGCCATAACCATACGCAAACTAAAGACGTCCAAGTCGAAGATAGTGGTGAAGCACCTGATCAACAATCTGCTGTATGAAGCCGAGCTGGGGAAATACGATCATGGGATGCCGGCCAGCAAGGAGCCGCCGCAGTTGTATAATATGCAATAA